The genomic segment GCTCGTTGCGCACGATGCGGGGATCGATCTGGCGGATGCGTTCGACGCGAAGATGACGAAGAACGAAGCGAAGTACCCGGTGCACCTGGCCAAGGGATCCCCGAAGAAGTACGACGCGCTGGCGGACGGTGCGGACGACGCGCGCGTCGACGTCGGCGCCGATCGCGGCGCCGATGGTGGCGACGACGGGACGGGGTGAGCGGATGCAGCTGTACGCCGGGTCGTCCCGGGACTTCATCGACGCCGCGTTTCGCGGCCGCATCGCCACCCAGCTCGCCGAGGCGTACGAGCGGGCGTTTCGTCACGCCCCACCCCGCAGTGAAGTGCAGAGTTGGCAGAACAGCCTTCGCAGCATGTCGTGGGTGCTGGAGAAGGCCGACCTGACCGACCACGGGGTGCTCCTCGAGCACCAGTTGCCGATGACGTCCAAGCGACTCGATTGCCTCGTGACGGGTCGCGACGCGGACGCGCGCGACCAGGCGGTGGTCGTCGAGCTGAAACAGTGGTCCGAGGCGGGCCCCAGCGAGGCGGAGGGATGCGTCACGACCTTCCTCGGGGGGCGGGTCCGCGACGTGCTGCACCCCTCGGTGCAGGTGGGGCAGTACGCGCAGTACCTCGAGGACTACCGCGAGGCGTTCACGCAGGGGGACGTGCGCTTGTCCGCCTGCGCGTACCTGCACAATCTGCCGTTCGATCCGGACGACGAACTGTTCGCCGACCGGCACCGGGGGGCGCGGGAGCGCTACCCGGTGTTCACCGCCGACGCGTCGGGCGACCTCGTCGACTATCTGGCGGGTCGCATGGCGGCGGGGCACGGAGAGGAGGTGCTCCAGCGGGTCGTCCGTAGCCCCTCGCGCCCCTCGAAGAAGCTCCTTTCGCACACGGCGGAGATGGTGCAGGGACAGACGTCGTTCGTGCTGCTCGACGAGCAGTTGGTCGTGTTCGAACGCGTCCTCGCGGAGGCCCGCAAGGCGACGCGGAGGGCGGGCAAGTCGGTCGTCCTCGTGCGCGGGGGGCCCGGCACCGGCAAATCGGTGGTGGCGCTGCATCTGGTCGGGCGCCTGGCGGGAGAGGGCTTCGACGCGCAACACGCGACCGGAAGTAAGTGGTTCACGGAGAACGTGCGGAGCCTCGTGGGGCGACGCGCCAGCCACCAGTTCCGCTACTTCCACACCTACGCGAAGGAGGCGGCGGACGCCGTGGACGTGCTGGTGTCCGACGAGGCGCACCGCATCCGCGCGACGTCCGCCAACCGCTTCACCAAGAAGGAGGACCGCACCGGCCGGCCGCAGGTCGAGGAGTTGGTCCACGCCGCGAAGGTGTCGGTGTTCTTCCTCGACGACCTGCAGGTCGTCCGTCCAAACGAGGTGGGCAGCACCGACCTCATTCGCGACGCCGCGTCCCGGGTCGGTGCGGACCTGATCGAGTTCGAGCTGGAGGCGCAGTTCCGGTGTGGGGGGAGCGACGGGTTCGTGCAGTGGGTGGACAACACGCTGCAGATCCGCCGGACCCCCAGCGTGCTGTGGGAGGGCGACGACGCGTTCGAGTTCGGGGTCCTGGACGACGTCGCGGAGCTCGAGGTGTGGGTCCGCGCGAAGAACGACGGGGGCGACACCGCCCGCATGGTGGCGGGGTTCTGCTGGCCGTGGTCGAACCCGAATGCGGACGGTACGTTGGTGGACGACGTCGTCGTCGGCGACTGGGCGCGTCCGTGGAACGCCAAACCGGACGCCGGTCGGCTCGCGAAGGGGATCCCCAAGGCGCACGTGTGGGCGACCGATCCCGGCGGTCTCGATCAGGTCGGGTGCATCTACACCGCGCAGGGCTTCGAGTTCGACTACGTGGGCGTGATCGTGGGGCGCGACCTGCGGTGGGATCCGGCGGAGGCGACGTGGGTGGCGGACCCCACGGAATCGTACGACCGGGTCGTCAAGCGCTCGGGGGAGGCGTTCCTCGACCTCGTCAAGCACACGTACCGCGTCCTGCTCACCCGCGGAATGAAGGGCTGCAAGGTCGTGTTCCTCGACGACGCGACGCGCGATTTCGTTCGCAGTCGACTCGACCTGGGGTGACGCGCGC from the Trueperaceae bacterium genome contains:
- a CDS encoding DUF2075 domain-containing protein, which translates into the protein MQLYAGSSRDFIDAAFRGRIATQLAEAYERAFRHAPPRSEVQSWQNSLRSMSWVLEKADLTDHGVLLEHQLPMTSKRLDCLVTGRDADARDQAVVVELKQWSEAGPSEAEGCVTTFLGGRVRDVLHPSVQVGQYAQYLEDYREAFTQGDVRLSACAYLHNLPFDPDDELFADRHRGARERYPVFTADASGDLVDYLAGRMAAGHGEEVLQRVVRSPSRPSKKLLSHTAEMVQGQTSFVLLDEQLVVFERVLAEARKATRRAGKSVVLVRGGPGTGKSVVALHLVGRLAGEGFDAQHATGSKWFTENVRSLVGRRASHQFRYFHTYAKEAADAVDVLVSDEAHRIRATSANRFTKKEDRTGRPQVEELVHAAKVSVFFLDDLQVVRPNEVGSTDLIRDAASRVGADLIEFELEAQFRCGGSDGFVQWVDNTLQIRRTPSVLWEGDDAFEFGVLDDVAELEVWVRAKNDGGDTARMVAGFCWPWSNPNADGTLVDDVVVGDWARPWNAKPDAGRLAKGIPKAHVWATDPGGLDQVGCIYTAQGFEFDYVGVIVGRDLRWDPAEATWVADPTESYDRVVKRSGEAFLDLVKHTYRVLLTRGMKGCKVVFLDDATRDFVRSRLDLG